A portion of the Oreochromis niloticus isolate F11D_XX linkage group LG10, O_niloticus_UMD_NMBU, whole genome shotgun sequence genome contains these proteins:
- the vdac1 gene encoding non-selective voltage-gated ion channel VDAC1 → MAVPPTYADLGKSARDVFTKGYGFGLIKLDLKTKSENGLEFTSTGSANTETSKVAGSLETKYKWAEHGLTFTEKWNTDNTLGTEITIEDQLAKGLKLTLDSSFSPNTGKKGGKLKTGYKCDHINVGCDVNYDINGTAIHGAAVVGYEGWLAGYQMTFEAGRNRITQSNFAVGYKTDEFQLHTNVNDGTEFGGSIYQKVNDKLETAVNLAWTAGNSNTRFGIAAKYQIDPDASFSAKVNNSSLVGLGYTQTLKPGIKLTLSALLDGKNINAGGHKLGLGLEFQA, encoded by the exons ATGGCTGTACCTCCCACCTATGCTGACCTTGGAAAGTCTGCCAGGGATGTTTTTACCAAAGGATACG GCTTCGGGCTCATCAAGCTGGACTTGAAAACAAAGTCTGAGAATGGACTG GAGTTCACCAGCACTGGCTCTGCCAACACCGAGACCAGCAAGGTAGCTGGATCTTTGGAAACCAAATACAAGTGGGCAGAGCACGGACTGACCTTCACAGAGAAGTGGAACACGGACAACACTCTGGGGACTGAGATCACCATCGAGGATCAG TTGGCTAAGGGCCTGAAACTTACATTGGATTCCTCCTTCTCGCCAAACACCGG CAAGAAGGGCGGAAAGCTCAAGACAGGCTACAAGTGCGACCACATCAACGTTGGCTGTGACGTTAACTACGACATCAACGGCACAGCCATCCACGGCGCAGCTGTGGTGGGCTACGagggctggctggctggctacCAGATGACCTTTGAGGCCGGCAGGAACAGGATTACCCAGAGCAACTTCGCAGTTGGATACAAGACTGATGAGTTCCAGCTCCACACGAATGT AAACGATGGTACCGAGTTTGGTGGTTCCATCTACCAGAAGGTGAATGACAAGCTGGAGACGGCCGTCAACCTGGCCTGGACTGCTGGAAACAGCAATACCCGCTTTGGCATCGCTGCCAAGTATCAGATTGATCCCGACGCATCCTTCTCT GCTAAGGTGAATAACTCCAGCCTTGTGGGCCTGGGCTACACTCAGACTCTGAAGCCAG GTATCAAGCTGACACTTTCTGCTCTCCTTGATGGCAAAAACATCAACGCTGGCGGTCACAAGCTTGGGCTTGGTCTTGAATTCCAGGCATAG